In Streptomyces sp. NBC_00878, a single window of DNA contains:
- a CDS encoding cytidine deaminase, with protein MTSAETGSAAEVDWQALREVAREAMSRAYAPYSGYPVGVAALVDDGRVISGCNVENASYGVGLCAECGLVSQLHNTGGGRLTHFTCVDRRGEILVPCGRCRQLLYEFGGPDLIMDTPAGILPLSEMLPQAFGPGHLRK; from the coding sequence GTGACGTCCGCCGAAACCGGATCCGCGGCCGAGGTCGACTGGCAGGCCCTGCGGGAGGTGGCCCGCGAGGCCATGTCCCGCGCGTACGCCCCGTATTCGGGCTATCCGGTCGGCGTCGCGGCGCTGGTCGACGACGGCCGGGTGATCTCCGGGTGCAACGTCGAGAACGCCTCGTACGGGGTCGGGCTGTGCGCCGAGTGCGGTCTGGTCTCGCAGCTCCACAACACCGGGGGCGGCCGCCTCACGCACTTCACCTGCGTGGACCGCCGCGGCGAGATCCTCGTACCGTGCGGCCGCTGCCGCCAGCTGCTGTACGAGTTCGGCGGCCCGGATCTGATCATGGATACCCCTGCCGGGATCCTGCCGCTCTCGGAGA
- a CDS encoding ABC transporter permease produces MTTVTDLNQPSLQPAVPTSRRLTWPVLLLVIAGGLALTSLVRIITGADGITNVSQMSTALELAVPIGLAGLGGLWAERAGVVNIGLEGMMIFGTWFGAWAGYQWGPWNGVIIGIIGGCLGGLLHAIVTVTFNVNHIVSGVAINILALGITRYLAPLAFEGVQGGSAKQSPPVESIGDFTVPGLSDALVDLNDKGWFFISDLAGLLGGLVTNVSWLTLIAVALIPATWWILWRTAFGLRLRSCGENPVAAESLGVNVYRYKYLAVIISGGLAGLGGVFLSTVANPFYLEGQTSGRGYIGLAAMIFGNWMPGGLALGAGLFGYTDSLNLRGGAENVHALLLLGAILLAIGAIWLLVRKKYVPAVITFAVGVLMFTWYALTDVVPNQVVSATPYVITLLVLSLSAQRLRMPKADGMPYRRGQGT; encoded by the coding sequence ATGACCACCGTGACCGACCTCAACCAGCCCTCGCTGCAGCCCGCGGTGCCCACCAGCCGTCGGCTGACCTGGCCCGTCCTGCTGCTGGTCATCGCGGGCGGCCTGGCGCTGACCTCGCTCGTCCGCATCATCACCGGCGCCGACGGCATCACCAACGTCAGCCAGATGTCCACCGCGCTCGAACTGGCCGTCCCGATCGGCCTGGCCGGTCTCGGCGGCCTGTGGGCCGAGCGCGCGGGCGTCGTCAACATCGGCCTCGAAGGCATGATGATCTTCGGCACCTGGTTCGGCGCCTGGGCCGGCTACCAGTGGGGCCCGTGGAACGGCGTCATCATCGGCATCATCGGCGGCTGCCTCGGCGGTCTGCTGCACGCGATCGTCACGGTCACCTTCAACGTCAACCACATCGTCTCCGGTGTGGCCATCAACATCCTGGCCCTCGGCATCACCCGCTACCTTGCCCCGCTCGCCTTCGAGGGCGTCCAGGGCGGCTCGGCCAAGCAGTCCCCGCCGGTCGAGTCGATCGGCGACTTCACGGTGCCAGGACTGTCCGACGCGCTCGTCGACCTCAACGACAAGGGCTGGTTCTTCATCTCGGACCTCGCGGGTCTGCTCGGCGGTCTGGTCACCAACGTCTCCTGGCTGACCCTGATCGCCGTCGCGCTGATCCCGGCCACCTGGTGGATCCTGTGGCGCACGGCCTTCGGCCTGCGGCTGCGGTCCTGCGGCGAGAACCCGGTCGCGGCCGAGTCGCTCGGCGTCAACGTCTACAGGTACAAGTACCTGGCCGTGATCATCTCCGGCGGTCTGGCGGGCCTCGGCGGTGTCTTCCTCTCCACCGTCGCCAACCCCTTCTACCTGGAGGGCCAGACCAGCGGTCGCGGCTACATCGGTCTCGCCGCGATGATCTTCGGCAACTGGATGCCGGGCGGACTCGCCCTCGGCGCGGGCCTGTTCGGCTACACCGACAGCCTCAACCTCCGCGGCGGCGCCGAGAACGTCCACGCGCTGCTGCTGCTCGGCGCCATACTGCTGGCCATCGGCGCGATCTGGCTGCTGGTCAGGAAGAAGTACGTGCCCGCCGTGATCACCTTCGCCGTCGGCGTGCTGATGTTCACCTGGTACGCGCTCACCGACGTGGTGCCGAACCAGGTCGTCTCCGCGACGCCGTACGTCATCACGCTGCTCGTCCTCTCGCTGTCCGCCCAGCGGCTGCGGATGCCGAAGGCGGACGGCATGCCGTACCGGCGGGGGCAGGGCACGTGA
- a CDS encoding ABC transporter permease: MKKFDKERLLLAVAGPVIALVVAVALTSVVLIASGKNPIEPYTLMFEQATFSDIQVLIINQASLYYIAALAVAIGFRMNLFNIGVDGQYQLAAMMAAVVGAHVALPAVLQVPLLILTAVLTGAFWAGIAGVLKVTRGVSEVVATIMLNAIATSVIAYFWLPNVFGVKVGNNNTTGEMKESGWVPGFDMGDAGEIYGLVILAVLLGIGYWVVLNRTRFGFDLRASGASESAAAASGVNPKRMVLTAMLLSGGLAGLAGLPILLGDTHTYSLNFPTGIGFLGIGIALLGRNSPTGIAFAALLWAWLDKASPELDFHGYDKEIAVIMQGLIVIAVVVSYEAVREWGLRRQQRRVGAELAAGHVLGATSDNNTKKEVAGR, from the coding sequence ATGAAGAAGTTCGACAAGGAGCGACTGCTCCTCGCGGTGGCCGGACCGGTCATCGCGCTCGTCGTGGCCGTGGCGCTGACCTCGGTCGTGCTGATCGCCTCGGGGAAGAACCCGATCGAGCCGTACACGCTCATGTTCGAGCAGGCCACGTTCTCCGACATCCAGGTCCTGATCATCAACCAGGCCTCGCTGTACTACATCGCGGCGCTGGCGGTGGCCATCGGCTTCCGGATGAACCTGTTCAACATCGGTGTGGACGGGCAGTACCAGCTCGCCGCCATGATGGCCGCGGTCGTCGGTGCCCATGTCGCCCTGCCGGCCGTCCTCCAGGTCCCGCTGCTGATCCTGACCGCGGTCCTCACCGGCGCGTTCTGGGCCGGCATCGCCGGTGTCCTCAAGGTCACCCGAGGGGTCAGCGAGGTCGTCGCGACGATCATGCTGAACGCGATCGCGACCTCCGTCATCGCCTACTTCTGGCTGCCCAACGTCTTCGGCGTCAAGGTCGGCAACAACAACACCACCGGCGAGATGAAGGAGTCCGGCTGGGTCCCCGGCTTCGACATGGGCGACGCCGGCGAGATCTACGGCCTCGTGATCCTCGCGGTGCTGCTCGGCATCGGCTACTGGGTCGTCCTCAACCGCACCCGCTTCGGCTTCGACCTGCGCGCCTCGGGCGCCTCCGAGTCGGCCGCCGCGGCCAGCGGCGTGAACCCCAAGCGCATGGTGCTCACCGCCATGCTGCTCTCCGGCGGTCTGGCCGGCCTCGCGGGCCTGCCGATCCTGCTCGGCGACACGCACACCTACAGCCTCAACTTCCCGACCGGCATCGGCTTCCTCGGCATCGGCATCGCCCTGCTCGGCCGCAACAGCCCGACGGGCATCGCCTTCGCGGCCCTCCTCTGGGCCTGGCTGGACAAGGCCTCGCCCGAGCTCGACTTCCACGGGTACGACAAGGAGATCGCGGTCATCATGCAGGGCCTGATCGTGATCGCGGTCGTCGTCTCGTACGAGGCCGTACGCGAATGGGGTCTGCGCCGCCAGCAGCGCCGCGTCGGCGCGGAACTCGCGGCGGGCCACGTCCTCGGCGCCACCTCCGACAACAACACCAAGAAGGAGGTGGCCGGACGATGA
- a CDS encoding ABC transporter ATP-binding protein has translation MTAVELAGITKRFPGVVANHDIHLSVRKGTVHALVGENGAGKSTLMKILYGMQKPDEGTIAVEGDQVTFSSPADAIARGIGMVHQHFMLADNLTVLENVVLGSEKSYGIGAKARRRIVELSERYGLGARPDALVEELGVADRQRVEILKVLYRGARILILDEPTAVLVPQEVDALFANLRELKSEGLSVIFISHKLGEVLSVADDITVIRRGTTVGTAVPSETTPRQLAELMVGSELPTPETAESTVTDRPVLTVEKLRLVAPGGKALLDDISFTIHEGEILGLAGVEGNGQTELIEALIGLKPADSGAITLAAEEITSWATRRRREQGIGYIPEDRHRHGLLLEAPLWENRILGHVTEKPNAKGVWLDIKGAQDDTRRIVEAYDVRTPGIDVTAASLSGGNQQKLIVGREMTHKPRFLIAAHPTRGVDVGAQAAIWDHIREARREGLAVLLISADLDELIGLSDTLRVIYNGKLVADADPATITPEELGSAMTGAASGHLENEELVEQLEEVQAEEAEQAELDETAESTDTPDAPEDEAR, from the coding sequence GTGACCGCGGTCGAACTCGCCGGGATCACCAAGCGATTCCCCGGCGTCGTGGCCAACCACGACATCCACCTCAGCGTCCGCAAGGGCACCGTCCACGCCCTCGTCGGCGAGAACGGGGCCGGCAAGTCGACGCTGATGAAGATCCTCTACGGCATGCAGAAGCCGGACGAGGGGACGATCGCCGTCGAAGGAGACCAGGTCACCTTCTCGTCGCCCGCCGACGCCATCGCTCGCGGCATCGGCATGGTCCACCAGCACTTCATGCTCGCCGACAACCTCACCGTCCTGGAGAACGTCGTCCTGGGCAGCGAGAAGTCGTACGGCATCGGCGCCAAGGCCCGTCGCCGGATCGTCGAGCTCTCCGAGCGCTACGGCCTCGGCGCGCGGCCCGACGCCCTGGTCGAGGAGCTCGGTGTCGCCGACCGCCAGCGCGTGGAGATCCTCAAGGTCCTCTACCGCGGCGCCCGGATCCTCATCCTCGACGAGCCCACCGCGGTCCTCGTGCCGCAGGAGGTCGACGCGCTCTTCGCCAACCTGCGCGAGCTCAAGTCCGAGGGACTGTCGGTCATCTTCATCTCGCACAAGCTGGGCGAGGTCCTGTCGGTCGCCGACGACATCACGGTGATCCGCCGGGGCACGACGGTCGGCACCGCCGTCCCGTCCGAGACCACCCCGCGTCAGCTCGCCGAGCTGATGGTCGGCAGCGAACTGCCCACCCCGGAGACCGCCGAGTCGACCGTCACCGACCGGCCGGTGCTGACCGTCGAGAAGCTGCGCCTGGTCGCCCCCGGCGGCAAGGCCCTGCTCGACGACATCAGCTTCACCATCCACGAGGGCGAGATCCTGGGCCTGGCCGGTGTCGAGGGCAACGGCCAGACCGAGCTGATCGAGGCCCTCATCGGCCTCAAGCCCGCCGACTCCGGGGCCATCACGCTGGCCGCCGAGGAGATCACCTCCTGGGCCACCCGCAGGCGCCGCGAACAGGGCATCGGCTACATCCCCGAGGACCGCCACCGCCACGGCCTGCTCCTGGAGGCCCCGCTCTGGGAGAACCGCATCCTCGGCCACGTCACCGAGAAGCCCAACGCGAAGGGCGTCTGGCTCGACATCAAGGGCGCCCAGGACGACACGCGCCGCATCGTCGAGGCGTACGACGTCCGCACGCCCGGTATCGACGTCACCGCCGCCTCGCTGTCCGGCGGCAACCAGCAGAAGCTGATCGTCGGCCGCGAGATGACCCACAAGCCGCGGTTCCTGATCGCCGCCCACCCCACCCGCGGGGTGGACGTCGGCGCGCAGGCCGCGATCTGGGACCACATCCGCGAGGCCCGCCGCGAGGGTCTCGCCGTCCTGCTGATCTCCGCCGACCTGGACGAGCTCATCGGTCTGTCCGACACCCTCCGGGTGATCTACAACGGCAAGCTGGTCGCGGACGCCGATCCGGCGACCATCACCCCGGAGGAGCTCGGCTCGGCCATGACCGGCGCGGCCTCCGGTCACCTGGAGAACGAAGAGCTCGTAGAACAGCTCGAAGAAGTGCAGGCAGAGGAAGCAGAGCAGGCAGAGCTCGACGAAACCGCCGAGAGCACAGACACCCCGGACGCCCCGGAAGACGAGGCCCGCTGA
- a CDS encoding BMP family protein, whose protein sequence is MRRVPRIALAGAAAASFALVLSACGGTSTSAGSADSKGDKGLAIAYDVGGKGDQSFNDAAFAGLEKAKSEFGYETADIEPTDGETDADKEQRLVSLAKQGHNPVIGVGYAYAPAVKAAAEKYPDTTFGIVDDSTIEAENVADLVFSEQEASYLAGVAAAKATKTNTVGFVGGVDIPLIHKFGAGFAQGVKDTKPGVKVLSQYLTQTAEEGGFASPDKGKTAAEGQIEKKADVVYAAAGLSGQGVIEAASAKKVWAIGVDSDQYQQEALSKYKDSILTSATKDVAKAVYNLAKSVEEGKPGTGIVRGDLKSGEVGLADSNPKFKSDTAIQEAVQAAKEKIIGGEIKVKTS, encoded by the coding sequence ATGCGCCGGGTTCCCCGCATCGCGCTCGCAGGCGCAGCGGCCGCCTCTTTCGCCCTCGTCCTCTCCGCCTGTGGCGGTACCTCGACCTCCGCCGGATCGGCGGACTCGAAGGGCGACAAGGGTCTTGCCATCGCGTACGACGTCGGCGGCAAGGGCGACCAGTCCTTCAACGACGCGGCGTTCGCGGGTCTGGAGAAGGCGAAGAGCGAGTTCGGCTACGAGACCGCCGACATCGAGCCCACCGACGGTGAGACGGACGCGGACAAGGAACAGCGTCTGGTCTCGCTGGCCAAGCAGGGGCACAACCCGGTCATCGGCGTCGGCTACGCCTACGCGCCGGCCGTCAAGGCGGCCGCGGAGAAGTACCCCGACACCACCTTCGGCATCGTCGACGACTCCACCATCGAGGCGGAGAACGTCGCGGACCTGGTCTTCTCCGAGCAGGAGGCCTCGTACCTCGCCGGTGTCGCCGCCGCCAAGGCGACCAAGACCAACACCGTCGGGTTCGTCGGCGGTGTGGACATCCCGCTGATCCACAAGTTCGGAGCGGGCTTCGCGCAGGGCGTCAAGGACACCAAGCCCGGCGTGAAGGTCCTGTCGCAGTACCTGACGCAGACCGCCGAGGAGGGCGGCTTCGCCAGCCCCGACAAGGGCAAGACGGCCGCCGAGGGTCAGATCGAGAAGAAGGCCGACGTCGTCTACGCGGCGGCCGGTCTTTCGGGGCAGGGTGTCATCGAGGCCGCCTCCGCCAAGAAGGTGTGGGCGATCGGTGTCGACTCCGACCAGTACCAGCAGGAAGCCCTGAGCAAGTACAAGGACTCCATCCTCACCTCCGCGACGAAGGACGTCGCCAAGGCGGTGTACAACCTCGCGAAGTCGGTCGAGGAAGGCAAGCCGGGGACCGGTATCGTCAGGGGCGATTTGAAGTCCGGTGAGGTCGGCCTCGCGGACTCCAACCCGAAATTCAAGAGCGACACCGCGATCCAGGAAGCCGTTCAGGCGGCCAAGGAGAAGATCATCGGCGGCGAGATCAAGGTCAAGACCAGCTGA